The following are encoded together in the Methanosarcina flavescens genome:
- a CDS encoding NifB/NifX family molybdenum-iron cluster-binding protein → MKICITASSEGLDSEVDPRFGRCSHFIIYDPDTRSVESISNASVAASGGAGIKAAEIIANAGVAALLTGGLGPNAFSIFEEFGIDVLVGAKGTVREAISQYEAGELQPIRSPNSTPGFGMRKGNGKGRGMKGGGMGRGMGRGM, encoded by the coding sequence ATGAAAATTTGTATAACAGCCAGCAGTGAAGGGCTCGACTCCGAAGTGGACCCAAGGTTTGGGAGATGCAGCCATTTTATAATTTATGACCCTGATACCAGATCTGTAGAATCCATATCAAATGCGAGTGTAGCAGCTTCTGGCGGTGCTGGTATTAAAGCAGCCGAAATTATTGCAAATGCGGGGGTCGCTGCACTCTTAACAGGCGGTTTAGGTCCCAATGCTTTTTCTATTTTTGAAGAGTTTGGTATCGACGTTCTGGTTGGAGCAAAGGGTACAGTTAGGGAGGCTATTAGCCAGTATGAAGCTGGAGAACTGCAGCCAATCCGCAGTCCCAATAGCACTCCTGGTTTTGGTATGAGAAAGGGAAATGGTAAGGGAAGGGGAATGAAAGGAGGTGGTATGGGAAGGGGGATGGGCAGAGGCATGTAA
- a CDS encoding NifB/NifX family molybdenum-iron cluster-binding protein — translation MRVSIPTRDENGLEGIVEQHFGKAPTYTIIDTETDQVMVIPNTSEHMGGVGLPPEYLNQNGVDVMLCGGLGFKAVRMFESYGIKVFVGAGGTVRETFEAWKAGKLQNATAENSCSEHGNEEHHQH, via the coding sequence ATGAGAGTAAGTATTCCTACAAGAGATGAAAATGGTCTGGAGGGAATTGTTGAACAGCATTTTGGAAAAGCTCCCACTTACACCATAATTGACACTGAGACTGATCAGGTCATGGTAATTCCCAATACCAGTGAGCACATGGGAGGTGTCGGGCTCCCTCCTGAATACCTTAATCAAAATGGAGTGGACGTCATGCTTTGTGGCGGGCTAGGGTTCAAGGCTGTTCGTATGTTCGAGTCATATGGAATTAAGGTTTTTGTAGGAGCTGGAGGCACAGTCAGGGAGACGTTTGAAGCCTGGAAAGCAGGAAAGCTCCAGAACGCAACTGCTGAGAATTCCTGTTCCGAGCACGGGAATGAGGAGCATCACCAGCACTGA
- a CDS encoding cation diffusion facilitator family transporter — MNSQDNLKLGVKASRNSTLALALLAFLKGAVGIYSGSMVLLADAVHTGLDIFASLAVLIGLKISLKSSGKHFPYGYYKAENIVALFVSLLILFSGFELLKEGFTGVSTASKLEFQGLALATAVFSVLVIYGLSVYKRNVGTKINSQALITDARHSYTDVFSSMVVVVAVLGSILGFSELNNLGVILISLLIFKMGIESARDAVLTLMDAWLDEEKSERIKKNIYNIPGLIELEDLKLRKSGLVVFGEATVEIEGETDLKRVELLSEDIKTAVKKEVENLEHIVVNLKPVRRKNLKLALPVLDRNGFQAELSEHIGKSPYFLFVELEEGRVGDWQILENLFSNSEKKRGVKAVDLVIREKANAIAVKTVAKVPFYMLRDNFIKILRIPEGAATVRDVLDRFQDLEEITAPME; from the coding sequence ATGAATTCACAGGATAACTTAAAACTCGGGGTAAAAGCCTCAAGAAACTCGACTCTAGCGCTTGCACTCCTCGCTTTTCTTAAAGGGGCTGTAGGTATTTATTCCGGAAGCATGGTTTTGCTTGCGGACGCAGTCCATACGGGACTGGATATTTTCGCTTCGCTGGCAGTCTTGATTGGACTCAAAATAAGCCTTAAAAGCAGCGGGAAGCATTTCCCTTACGGTTATTATAAAGCAGAAAATATTGTAGCTCTCTTTGTTTCTCTGTTGATCCTGTTTTCCGGTTTTGAGTTGCTAAAAGAGGGCTTTACAGGCGTGAGTACTGCTTCCAAACTTGAGTTCCAGGGGCTTGCTCTTGCAACAGCTGTTTTTTCCGTGCTTGTAATCTATGGGCTTTCAGTATATAAACGAAATGTAGGGACCAAGATTAATTCCCAGGCTCTGATAACTGATGCAAGACACTCTTATACGGATGTCTTTTCATCGATGGTTGTGGTTGTGGCAGTTCTTGGCTCCATACTGGGGTTCTCGGAACTTAACAACCTGGGCGTTATTTTAATTTCTCTTTTGATCTTCAAAATGGGGATCGAAAGTGCAAGGGATGCAGTGCTCACGTTGATGGATGCCTGGCTTGATGAAGAGAAAAGTGAGAGGATTAAAAAAAATATATACAATATCCCTGGCTTGATAGAGCTCGAAGACCTGAAACTCCGAAAATCCGGGCTTGTGGTTTTCGGGGAAGCCACTGTCGAAATAGAGGGCGAGACCGACCTGAAAAGGGTGGAATTGCTATCAGAAGATATTAAAACGGCTGTTAAAAAAGAAGTGGAAAACCTGGAGCATATTGTTGTCAATTTAAAGCCCGTACGCAGGAAGAACTTAAAGCTAGCCCTTCCAGTTCTTGATAGGAACGGTTTTCAAGCAGAGCTTTCGGAACATATCGGAAAATCCCCTTATTTTCTCTTTGTAGAGCTTGAAGAAGGTAGGGTAGGAGATTGGCAAATCCTTGAAAACCTGTTTTCCAATTCCGAGAAGAAAAGAGGTGTGAAAGCTGTAGACTTAGTTATCAGGGAAAAGGCAAACGCCATTGCGGTAAAAACAGTTGCAAAAGTCCCCTTCTATATGCTCCGGGATAATTTTATAAAAATACTGAGAATCCCTGAAGGGGCAGCCACTGTAAGAGATGTCCTTGACAGATTCCAGGATCTTGAAGAAATCACAGCTCCTATGGAATAA